A region of Toxorhynchites rutilus septentrionalis strain SRP chromosome 1, ASM2978413v1, whole genome shotgun sequence DNA encodes the following proteins:
- the LOC129762167 gene encoding uncharacterized protein LOC129762167, whose product MVSFKLVCSVLCVLVAIQSASAAEDGTVRALRKVYSLCEDSDELLKCIKIQALKLTDRAIKLPSVKLVDGMSIVKKADSENQQRALNEPTLNELELNKLSSAKIDELLYQRAARFMDSHQLSLNVPRLLTSGQQETGRLVEEGRKKMKKYLGPFLAAMAIKGGILTMVYHSIAIVAGKALIIGKIALVISAIIGLKKLVTPEGHEKTTYEIVKHPHVQQSHTYSSNHGEFDNHETGQFHRSFGNSISDDMQMQDRAYRAHVPKN is encoded by the coding sequence ATGGTGTCCTTCAAGCTAGTGTGTAGTGTGCTATGTGTTCTGGTCGCCATTCAATCCGCCTCCGCCGCCGAAGATGGCACTGTGCGAGCCCTGCGAAAAGTGTACTCCCTTTGCGAGGATAGTGATGAACTATTGAAGTGTATCAAGATCCAAGCCCTCAAACTGACCGATCGTGCAATCAAGCTGCCGAGCGTTAAGCTGGTTGACGGTATGTCGATCGTGAAGAAGGCCGATAGCGAGAATCAACAGCGTGCCCTGAACGAACCCACGCTCAATGAACTCGAACTGAACAAGCTCTCCTCGGCCAAGATCGACGAGCTGCTGTACCAGCGTGCTGCTCGTTTCATGGATTCTCACCAGCTTTCGTTGAACGTGCCACGACTGCTCACCTCCGGACAGCAGGAAACCGGTCGCCTGGTCGAGGAAGGTCGCAAGAAGATGAAGAAGTACCTCGGACCATTCCTCGCTGCAATGGCTATCAAGGGAGGTATCCTAACCATGGTCTACCACTCCATTGCTATCGTCGCTGGTAAGGCTCTCATCATCGGTAAAATCGCTCTGGTCATTTCGGCAATCATTGGACTGAAGAAACTAGTCACTCCCGAGGGACACGAGAAGACCACCTACGAGATTGTGAAGCACCCGCACGTCCAGCAGAGCCATACCTACTCGTCGAATCATGGCGAATTCGATAACCACGAAACCGGCCAGTTCCACCGCAGCTTCGGAAACTCGATCAGCGACGATATGCAGATGCAAGACCGCGCCTACCGAGCCCACGTTCCAAAGAACTAA